tgtgatctGGTAAACTTACAAACATCAGTGTCTTCTTAAAAGGACAGTTCCCCCAAAAGTTAACattcttaccctcatgccatcccacatgtgtatgactttctttcatctgctgaacacaaagatttttagaagaatttctcagctctgtaggtccatacaatgcaagtgaatgggtgccaaatttttttagctccaaaatccacataagggcaacataaaagtactccagacgactctggttgttaaatccatatcttctgaagcaatatgataggtgtgggtgaaaatcagatcaatattaagtGCTTTaactaaattctcctccctgctcaggtaatctccactttcactttctcattcttcctgtgtttttggtgattcacattcttcatgtatatcaccccctactgggcagggaggacatttatgataaaaatgatttaaatattgatctgtgtctcactattatatcatgtctgaacacatggattttttTACTGGAGTCATTTGGGTTActtttatgtggattttagagctttaaaattttggcacccattcacttgcattgtgaggacctgcagagctgaaatattcttctaaaaatcttaatttatgttcttcagaagaaagtcatacacaactgggatgccatgagagtgaataaatcatgagggaattttcatttttgggtgaactatacctttaatgatTGTATAACTAAAGGTCAAGATTAAGGTATTGTGTTCATACACATTTGCCTAGTAACCACTGTTGAGGTGAATTACACTGAATAAAAATGCCAAACCCTCAACTCCTTTTCACAGCATTTAGTTTAATCAAACCAGAGGGCCAAACTTTGGCTGACGACTGATGTGTAAATTTCCCTGTCCACATCCTATGAAGTGAAAAATCAATGTACACTTCCCAATTCTGTTTGCAATGTCCTTTGAACTGACCATCTACACTCCCTAAGGTTTGGAATCTCACTTCAGATGTCTGAAAACACTGTGTAGTTCAATTTACCAGGTGTTATCAATCAGACGATTGAAATACCAGATGAGAACAGTAAAAGATTAAGATCTGATCTACACACTGATATCATTCACGCTTTTATTAAGTGTTCATCAACAGCTAAAGCCTCTCCATTGGACTGATGGAGAGCTTATACTGATGCATCACCATGGTGATTTTCTCACATCGGAATATCTTACTGTAAAATTCTAGAACACTCATCCAAAAATCCCAGTAAGCCACTTCCTGTCTGTTGATGATTATAATGGTGTATGGTGATGAAGAAAAGACATGGTAGTTTCTATGGAAACACTGGAACAGAACTTTAATGCACAACTCAAACAGCTTCTGCTCAATGAGGTTACCATGGAAACtgccccccccccaacaaaaGGCATTCTTGTAGAAATACTCTTAAAACCCTTCTTTTCACCACCCCAAAACAAACTAGAACCCCCAACATAAAGGTTACAGGTTCTATGAAActacaatattataaaacaaaaaacactgcagTTATTATTTTTCCCATCCCAtattaatatcaataataattttttagtgTTATGACTGTGGTGTGACCCCAAAATGCATGACACTGGAGAAAGAGAATGAGGGATGTTGGTTTAGAACTTAGAAACCAAAAGATGTTGAAAGAATACAAAGATTCACTAGTCAAAATAAGTTTCACTCCGAGCCAGTCAGTTTGTGCTGTGACATCACAATATTTTCGCCTTCTTCTCCAAAGGAGAATCCTCCTCGTCTCCAGAGTCTGAACAAGTTCGTTTCCCAGCAACACTGGCTGACTCCCTTCCAGAGGGCTCCCCCTGGGTCCTAGAGTTCTTACCGAAATCAGTGTCTGTCATAGAGCATTCTGGGTGAATTGAGACTGCACGGCTCTCACTCTCCACATCTGTATGTGGACGTCCGTTAACCCCAGAGCCTGCTGTGGTGTGACTATTGAGTGTTGCAATTACTTCCTCCCCAGCACTGTGTGTCGCACTTAAGTCTTCCCCGCTTGTTCTCCCCCTTTCTAGTTCCCCCGTGAACTCCTCACACCAGCCAACTCGCAATCTTTCTCTCTCAACAGGGGCATCACCACCTGGCTGGGAGGAAATGATGCACCTTCTAAATCTGGACTGTGATTGAGCATGTCTGTCGGATAAGGTTGTGGGACTTGAGATGTGTTCGCTCCTCTTTTCTTTCCCACGATTCCTAAAAGTGCGACCTTCCTCACCCGAGGTCGAAGACGGTGATGACTGATCATTAACGGATATGTTCGGGTAAGTGCAGGAATCTGTTGCGGAATGAAGATTGTGGGTGGAGTCTCTGTCAGAGTGACCCATATGGCGCCTCCATCTGGCAGCATTGCGCTGTCGCATCCTGCTTCTACGCAGCTCCTCATCAATGCCGTCACTGCTGGAGGAGGAGCTAGAAGAAGAGCTTGGGGAGGAGCTAGAACTAGAGACCACACTCCCTGAGGAGGCATGGCTCGAGAGGCTCGAGTTATCACGTGGACTAGGAGATCTGGGACGGGGCATTGGGTCTAGCCAGAACCCACTGGAATCGGTGTCCTCATTCACAAGGTCCAGCAGAAATGCAGATGCACGTGGCTCCGTCCGCCTCCTCTGCGACCCGCCCCTATCCTGATCAGTCCGCACACTCCCCAATGCGTCTGGCCCGGCCAGTGAGGATGAAGCGGAGTGGTCTGAGTCGCTGTGATGAGCAGCGGATGCACTGGCAGGAGACCGTGCTGTGGATTGCGTAGCGCGTCGCGCTCTTGCGTGCAGCTGCAGAATGGCGCCCTCGCTCAAATCGCTGTCTGAATCCGAGCTCCATCCCTCGATCTCACGACGAACCAGCGAGTCAAAGAAAGCCATCATCCGTGGGTCCTCCTGCACCGATTGGCTGACGTAATCATGTGACAGGCC
The genomic region above belongs to Myxocyprinus asiaticus isolate MX2 ecotype Aquarium Trade chromosome 23, UBuf_Myxa_2, whole genome shotgun sequence and contains:
- the LOC127413891 gene encoding DDB1- and CUL4-associated factor 5-like, giving the protein MMETRGCGMRSAVGFLTRRTLGGQPHLKEEFQRRRLAGCSSLYKKDMLGHFGCVNAIEFSNNGGQWLVSGGDDRRVLLWHMEKAIHSRAKPIKLKGEHLSNIFCLAFDSTNKHVFSGGNDEQVILHDVERGETLNVFLHDDAVYGLSVSPVNDNVFASSSDDGRVLIWDTREPPHGEPFCLANYPSAFHSVMFNPTEPRLLATANSKEGVGLWDIRKPRSSLLRYGGSLSLQSAMSVRFNSMGTQLLALRRRLPPVLYELHSRLPSFQFDNQGYFNSCTMKSCCFAGDRDQYILSGSDDFNLYMWRIPNDPDAGGPGRVVNGAFMVLKGHRSIVNQVRFNPHTYMICSSGVEKVIKVWSPYQQPDSVGDLEGLVEDKSRSLYTHEEYISLVLNSGSGLSHDYVSQSVQEDPRMMAFFDSLVRREIEGWSSDSDSDLSEGAILQLHARARRATQSTARSPASASAAHHSDSDHSASSSLAGPDALGSVRTDQDRGGSQRRRTEPRASAFLLDLVNEDTDSSGFWLDPMPRPRSPSPRDNSSLSSHASSGSVVSSSSSSPSSSSSSSSSSDGIDEELRRSRMRQRNAARWRRHMGHSDRDSTHNLHSATDSCTYPNISVNDQSSPSSTSGEEGRTFRNRGKEKRSEHISSPTTLSDRHAQSQSRFRRCIISSQPGGDAPVERERLRVGWCEEFTGELERGRTSGEDLSATHSAGEEVIATLNSHTTAGSGVNGRPHTDVESESRAVSIHPECSMTDTDFGKNSRTQGEPSGRESASVAGKRTCSDSGDEEDSPLEKKAKIL